Proteins from a genomic interval of Nerophis lumbriciformis linkage group LG01, RoL_Nlum_v2.1, whole genome shotgun sequence:
- the hmga1a gene encoding high mobility group AT-hook 1a, producing the protein MSDKQTVSSKEKEAEKRGRGRPRKQPQEPSGSPTAKRPRGRPKGSKNKGAAAKSKAKTEPAAGAKRRGRPRKEEKEEKASQESSEQEEEEEDEDQ; encoded by the exons ATGAGCGACAAGCAGACCGTGTCATCCAAGGAGAAGGAGGCGGAGAAGAGGGGGCGTGGAAGACCCCGCAAGCAGCcccag GAGCCCAGCGGGTCCCCGACTGCAAAGAGGCCCAGAGGACGACCCAAGGGTAGCAAAAACAAGGGAGCCGCTGCCAAGAGCAAG GCAAAGACAGAACCTGCTGCTGGTGCAAAACgtcgaggaagacccaggaaggaG GAAAAGGAAGAGAAAGCGTCACAGGAATCATCTgagcaggaggaggaagaggaggacgaaGACCAGTAA